One Phycisphaera mikurensis NBRC 102666 DNA window includes the following coding sequences:
- a CDS encoding flavin reductase family protein: MNVDFNGLASKERYKLLSSFVVPRPIALVTSLGEAGVVNAAPYSFFNCFGSDPGLVILNVGDRPEDDHGGVAKDTARNAERHGFFVVNAVDAGMAERMNGCAASFPPGESEAEAVGFTLAACPGTDVPRIAEAPASFACRTHRVEAIGGNRLVLGEVLHGSFREGLVDPESWRVDPDAFTPLGRLGGAGGYTRCGDRLEMKRPSVEEARRLGSGGAPTA, translated from the coding sequence ATGAACGTCGACTTCAACGGGCTCGCCTCCAAAGAGCGGTACAAGCTGCTGTCGTCCTTCGTGGTGCCGCGGCCGATCGCCCTGGTGACCTCGCTGGGGGAGGCCGGCGTGGTGAACGCCGCCCCGTACAGCTTCTTCAACTGCTTCGGCAGCGATCCGGGGCTGGTGATCCTCAACGTCGGCGACCGGCCGGAGGACGACCACGGCGGCGTCGCGAAAGACACCGCCCGCAACGCCGAGCGGCACGGCTTCTTCGTGGTGAACGCGGTGGACGCGGGGATGGCGGAGCGGATGAACGGCTGCGCGGCGTCGTTCCCGCCGGGTGAGAGCGAGGCGGAGGCGGTGGGCTTCACCCTCGCGGCCTGCCCCGGCACCGACGTGCCGCGGATCGCGGAGGCGCCCGCGAGCTTCGCGTGCCGCACGCACCGGGTCGAGGCGATCGGCGGCAACCGGCTCGTCCTCGGCGAGGTGCTGCACGGCAGCTTCCGCGAGGGGCTGGTGGACCCGGAAAGCTGGCGCGTCGACCCCGACGCCTTCACGCCGCTGGGGCGCTTGGGCGGGGCCGGCGGGTACACCCGTTGTGGCGACCGCCTGGAGATGAAGCGGCCGTCGGTGGAGGAGGCCCGGCGCCTCGGGTCGGGCGGTGCTCCCACCGCTTGA